Proteins co-encoded in one Lucilia cuprina isolate Lc7/37 chromosome X, ASM2204524v1, whole genome shotgun sequence genomic window:
- the LOC124418576 gene encoding nuclear apoptosis-inducing factor 1-like: protein MAKKQTTNEQWELILEHMNNNPNLARGVPVFGSNRKEIDDSWEQLTQKVNAIGPPQRESKEWKKVWCDLRTRLKKKLSENKVRASRTGGGINTQIPLTQVWNKLLTLF, encoded by the exons atg gcgaaaaaacaaacaacaaacgaACAATGGGAGTTAATTTTAGAACATATGAACAATAATCCAAATCTTGCTAGGGGTGTTCCTGTGTTTGGAAGCAACCGAAAAGAAATAGACGATTCTTGGGAACAGCTCACCCAAAAAGTGAATGCGATCGGTCCACCACAAAGGGAAAGTAAAGAATGGAAAAAA gTATGGTGTGATCTAAGGActcgtttaaagaaaaaattaagtgaaaataaaGTAAGGGCGTCTAGAACAGGAGGAGGGATAAATACACAAATACCACTTACACAAGTGTGGAACAAGCTGCTGACTCTATTTTAA